In Serratia sp. FDAARGOS_506, a genomic segment contains:
- a CDS encoding polysaccharide deacetylase family protein, translating to MHKKLTLTFDNGPHPVGTPLVLQTLAERRILANFFPIGEKIAAEGGEALVAAVKQAGHRVGIHTLTHSLPLGLGAPGFARHEITEGQARLGTYAESPPLFRPYAGKGILGPHVLNQEAVEVLQQQGFTLVLWNSVPRDWELPTHGWVTRALEDIAAQPWTVMVLHDARPEAMEHLGDFLDQLVLRDVEITQQLPDWVMPIQAGVARHPFAALVAPANA from the coding sequence ATGCATAAAAAACTGACGCTGACGTTTGACAACGGCCCCCACCCGGTAGGTACGCCGCTGGTGCTCCAAACGCTGGCGGAACGTCGAATTCTGGCCAACTTCTTTCCCATTGGCGAGAAAATCGCCGCAGAAGGCGGCGAAGCGCTGGTCGCCGCCGTCAAACAGGCTGGACACCGCGTCGGCATTCACACCCTGACTCACTCGCTGCCTTTGGGGTTGGGCGCCCCGGGCTTCGCTCGCCATGAGATCACTGAGGGGCAAGCCCGACTCGGCACCTACGCCGAATCGCCCCCGCTGTTTCGCCCCTATGCCGGCAAAGGCATTCTTGGCCCGCACGTGCTGAACCAGGAAGCGGTCGAGGTCTTGCAGCAGCAGGGTTTTACCCTGGTGCTGTGGAATTCAGTACCGCGCGACTGGGAATTGCCGACCCACGGGTGGGTGACGCGTGCGCTGGAGGATATCGCCGCCCAGCCCTGGACGGTGATGGTGTTGCACGACGCGCGCCCAGAGGCGATGGAACATCTCGGCGATTTCCTCGATCAACTGGTGCTGCGGGATGTGGAGATCACCCAGCAACTGCCCGACTGGGTGATGCCGATCCAGGCCGGCGTGGCTCGCCATCCCTTCGCCGCCCTGGTGGCGCCGGCAAACGCGTGA
- a CDS encoding GMC family oxidoreductase: MQENERYDYIVVGGGSAGCVVAGLLAENTTARILLLEAGREDKNLFIRMPAGFPEIVGKLIWPYQSDDEPHMGHRAMGIPQGRVLGGGSSVNGQLYVRGHAQDYDDWEQLDGCTGWGYRDVLPYFIKAECNQSLHDAYHGDRGHLKVSDSGYRHPLSYAIVKAGQELGYPYTLDFNGKQQQGIGFYQTTTFQGQRCSTAAAYLTPMRHRPHLHVMTGVLVERLLLERDRAVGVAYVDSHGKRRQAMAEREIVLCAGAIGTPKLLMLSGIGPADHLREVGVKPTLDTPLVGQRLQDHLHFSVVAALKHPISLLGQDKGVKAMANGLEWLLFKRGICASNLLECGGFFSTGDDDRPDVQLMGLAAADNVDDKGRQAQKLHAVSLKLAHLRPQARGEVRLRDSNPRSLPDIRLNYLAEEADVAAQIRAVRLGLRLFQAPALADVIERVLLPTPDQHSDEQLAEFVRQHGKTEYHPVGTCRMGAEPADSVVDLQLRLHGISGVRIADASVFPRIPAGNTNAPTIMVAERAVDMMLASLEEQDNA, encoded by the coding sequence ATGCAAGAGAACGAACGGTATGACTATATTGTGGTGGGCGGCGGTTCCGCTGGTTGCGTGGTGGCGGGCTTGCTGGCGGAGAATACCACCGCACGCATTTTGCTGCTGGAGGCCGGACGAGAAGACAAAAACCTGTTCATTCGAATGCCGGCCGGCTTTCCGGAGATCGTCGGCAAGCTGATTTGGCCCTACCAAAGCGACGACGAACCTCATATGGGCCATCGGGCGATGGGCATACCGCAAGGGCGCGTGTTGGGCGGCGGCAGCTCGGTGAACGGGCAGCTGTATGTACGCGGCCATGCGCAGGACTACGATGACTGGGAGCAACTCGACGGCTGTACCGGTTGGGGCTACCGCGACGTGCTGCCCTATTTTATCAAGGCGGAGTGCAACCAGAGTCTGCATGATGCCTACCACGGCGACCGTGGCCATCTCAAGGTCAGCGACTCCGGCTACCGCCACCCGCTGAGTTACGCCATCGTCAAGGCCGGGCAAGAGCTGGGTTATCCCTACACCCTGGATTTCAACGGCAAGCAGCAACAGGGCATCGGCTTCTATCAAACCACCACTTTTCAGGGACAGCGCTGCAGCACTGCTGCGGCCTACCTGACACCGATGCGCCACCGGCCCCATCTGCACGTAATGACCGGCGTTCTTGTGGAGCGCCTGCTGCTCGAACGCGATCGCGCCGTGGGCGTTGCATACGTCGATAGCCACGGCAAACGTCGGCAGGCGATGGCCGAGCGTGAGATCGTGCTGTGCGCCGGCGCTATCGGCACGCCGAAACTGCTGATGCTGTCCGGTATCGGCCCAGCGGATCATCTGCGCGAGGTTGGCGTCAAACCCACTCTCGACACCCCGCTGGTCGGCCAACGCCTGCAGGATCACCTGCATTTCTCCGTCGTCGCCGCCCTGAAACATCCCATCAGCCTGCTCGGCCAAGACAAGGGCGTCAAAGCGATGGCGAACGGTCTGGAATGGCTGCTGTTCAAACGCGGCATTTGCGCCTCCAACCTGCTGGAGTGCGGCGGATTTTTCTCTACCGGCGATGATGATCGGCCTGACGTGCAACTGATGGGGTTGGCGGCGGCAGACAACGTGGACGACAAAGGCAGACAGGCGCAGAAACTGCACGCGGTCTCACTGAAACTTGCCCACCTGCGGCCGCAGGCCCGCGGCGAAGTGCGCTTGCGGGACAGCAACCCGCGCTCTCTGCCGGATATTCGTCTGAATTATCTGGCCGAGGAAGCGGACGTCGCCGCGCAAATCAGGGCGGTGCGTCTGGGATTGCGGCTGTTTCAGGCGCCGGCTCTGGCTGACGTGATCGAACGCGTCCTGTTGCCGACGCCGGATCAGCACAGCGATGAACAGTTGGCGGAGTTCGTGCGCCAACACGGGAAAACCGAGTACCACCCCGTCGGCACGTGCCGCATGGGTGCCGAACCGGCGGATTCGGTGGTGGATTTACAACTGCGCTTGCACGGCATAAGCGGCGTCCGCATCGCGGATGCCTCGGTGTTTCCCCGCATTCCGGCAGGCAACACCAACGCGCCAACCATCATGGTGGCGGAACGCGCGGTCGATATGATGCTGGCAAGCCTCGAGGAGCAAGACAATGCATAA
- a CDS encoding SDR family oxidoreductase — protein MDMKLADKRALVCASSSGLGYACAAALLKEGASVWINGRDATRLEAARQRLLADIGGQVQAVVADITTQEGRAALLAACPDADILVNNNAGPEPGNFFDFDEQAWLTALQGNLLAALMLIRALAPGMRARRFGRIINITSAMVSTPRGHMTLSAASRAGLTAACKGLSREFVADNVTINNLLPERFDTPRQQQMAHVAMAQRGITFQQARQSQIDSIPAGRMGLPEEFGAACVYLCSEMSGYMTGQNMHLDGGAYPALL, from the coding sequence ATGGATATGAAGCTGGCGGATAAACGTGCCCTGGTCTGCGCTTCCAGCAGCGGGTTGGGGTATGCTTGCGCCGCCGCGTTGTTGAAGGAAGGGGCCAGCGTCTGGATCAACGGCCGCGACGCCACACGGCTAGAGGCGGCGCGGCAGCGTCTGCTGGCGGACATCGGTGGCCAGGTGCAGGCGGTGGTCGCCGACATCACCACACAAGAAGGGCGCGCGGCCCTGCTGGCCGCCTGCCCGGATGCCGATATTCTGGTCAATAACAATGCCGGCCCGGAGCCGGGCAACTTCTTCGATTTCGACGAGCAGGCGTGGTTGACGGCGCTGCAGGGCAATCTGCTCGCCGCGCTAATGTTGATCCGCGCGCTGGCACCGGGAATGCGGGCACGTAGATTCGGCCGCATCATCAATATTACCTCGGCGATGGTCAGCACGCCGCGTGGCCACATGACATTGTCCGCCGCCTCACGCGCCGGTCTCACCGCAGCCTGCAAGGGGCTGTCGCGCGAGTTCGTCGCCGATAACGTCACGATCAATAACCTGCTGCCCGAGCGTTTCGATACGCCGCGTCAACAGCAGATGGCGCATGTCGCCATGGCGCAGCGCGGCATCACCTTTCAACAGGCGCGGCAGAGCCAGATCGACTCCATTCCCGCCGGGCGTATGGGGCTGCCGGAGGAGTTCGGTGCCGCCTGCGTCTACCTGTGCAGCGAGATGAGCGGGTACATGACCGGACAAAATATGCATCTGGATGGCGGTGCCTATCCCGCCCTGCTATAG
- a CDS encoding GntR family transcriptional regulator, protein MNMKPTENPLHQQGEFKSLSGAAVALIRRRIIDGQYQPGSKLVIGNISAELDISPGLVREALSRLVTEGLVTAHEQRGFRASEVSLQELQDITANRQMIETHALRLSIANGDAEWEAGIIAAFHRLKRSPRLENEGQTHAWSQLHYAFHRSLLMACGSPWMLRFSDLLFDQSERYRRLRFGYELAGAVPERDVDGEHQAIMDAALARDADRAAALLAQHYQHTAQRIIEQADNPAFNGGSTR, encoded by the coding sequence ATGAACATGAAACCCACGGAAAATCCGCTGCATCAGCAGGGGGAGTTCAAAAGCCTGAGCGGCGCTGCGGTGGCGCTGATCCGTCGCCGCATTATCGATGGGCAATATCAACCCGGCAGCAAACTGGTGATCGGCAATATCTCCGCCGAACTGGACATCAGCCCCGGCCTGGTGCGTGAAGCGTTATCGCGGCTGGTGACCGAGGGATTGGTCACCGCGCATGAACAACGCGGTTTTCGGGCCAGCGAAGTGTCGCTGCAGGAGCTGCAGGACATCACTGCCAACCGGCAAATGATCGAGACCCATGCGCTGCGGCTATCTATCGCCAACGGCGACGCCGAATGGGAAGCGGGGATCATTGCGGCGTTTCATCGCCTCAAACGCAGCCCGCGTCTGGAAAATGAGGGGCAAACGCACGCCTGGAGCCAGCTTCACTATGCGTTTCACCGCAGCCTGTTGATGGCCTGCGGTTCGCCGTGGATGCTGCGATTTTCCGATCTGTTGTTCGATCAGTCTGAACGTTATCGCCGGCTGCGTTTCGGTTATGAACTGGCCGGCGCGGTGCCTGAACGGGATGTGGACGGTGAGCACCAGGCGATTATGGACGCCGCGCTGGCGCGGGATGCGGATCGTGCTGCTGCGTTGCTGGCCCAGCACTATCAGCACACCGCGCAGCGGATTATCGAACAGGCGGACAATCCCGCTTTCAATGGCGGCTCCACACGATAG
- a CDS encoding fumarylacetoacetate hydrolase family protein, with product MRIVSFMAYGRAGYGLLRGEDEIVDGSALLPYPDVRSALAAGGMAAFAPLRDASATLKAAEVSWLPPIVNPEKILCVGLNYRPHLLETGREAPDHPTLFLRLPTSQVGHGQPLLIPTESAQLDYEGELAVVIGRGGRRIAERDALRHVAGYACYNDGSVRDWQRHSSQFTAGKNFSGTGAFGPWLLSADRIPDPTSLQLETRVNGQVMQQASLAELIFSIPALIAYCSTFTTLAPGDVLVTGTPGGVGAFRQPPVWLQADDRVEVAIAGLGTLSNPVIPDTGA from the coding sequence ATGCGAATCGTCAGTTTTATGGCCTATGGCCGCGCCGGTTACGGCCTGCTGCGCGGAGAAGATGAGATTGTCGACGGCAGCGCGCTGCTGCCTTACCCCGATGTCCGCAGCGCGTTGGCCGCCGGCGGCATGGCGGCGTTTGCCCCGTTGCGCGACGCGTCGGCCACGCTGAAGGCCGCAGAGGTCAGTTGGTTGCCGCCGATCGTCAATCCGGAAAAGATCCTGTGCGTCGGCCTCAACTATCGGCCGCATCTGCTGGAAACGGGCCGTGAAGCGCCCGACCATCCGACGTTGTTTCTGCGGTTGCCCACCTCGCAGGTGGGCCACGGCCAGCCGCTGCTGATCCCGACAGAATCGGCGCAGCTTGATTATGAAGGCGAGCTGGCGGTGGTGATCGGCCGGGGCGGGCGTCGCATTGCCGAACGCGATGCTCTGCGGCATGTCGCCGGTTATGCCTGTTATAACGATGGCAGCGTGCGCGACTGGCAGCGCCACAGCTCACAGTTTACCGCCGGTAAAAATTTCAGCGGCACCGGCGCCTTTGGCCCGTGGTTGCTGAGTGCGGATCGCATTCCTGATCCGACATCGCTGCAGCTGGAAACCCGGGTCAACGGCCAGGTTATGCAGCAGGCCTCGCTAGCGGAATTGATATTCTCCATTCCGGCGTTGATCGCTTACTGTTCGACTTTTACCACGCTGGCGCCGGGCGACGTGTTGGTAACCGGCACGCCCGGCGGCGTCGGCGCTTTCCGTCAGCCGCCTGTCTGGCTACAGGCCGACGATCGGGTCGAGGTAGCGATCGCCGGACTCGGTACGCTCAGCAACCCCGTTATTCCCGACACCGGCGCCTGA
- a CDS encoding aldehyde dehydrogenase family protein, with translation MADIHILPQVSAFLAQDHGQFIDGQYQPTANAERLPVVNPANGRTIADVASASADDVDRALESAGRALQGDWGRCLPAQRQQILLRLADLLEAHREEFAQLEALTNGKLIGDARRFEVDHTCVFIRYYAGWATKLHGETLTPSIPSFAGEQYTAMTYREPVGVVAAIVPWNFPVMIAIWKVAAALCTGCCIVVKPSEFAPLTLLRLAELAHQAGVPAGVFNVVNGGRQVGQWLIEHPRVNKVSFTGSVPAGIAIGQAALKADLTRVTLELGGKNPAAFLADVDADRAVDGIMLAGLVHQGQVCSSAERFYIHASRFDEIVERVIARVETLRIGSPLDEATQYGPLGNQPHFARMQALFERARQGGQVLSGGRALAGDGFYVTPTVIRANGHDDPLMREEAFAGVLSFMPFDDEEQLLQWMNDSTYGLSASLWTNDFSKALRLMRRLEAGMVWINSHTIMDPAVPFGGWKASGIGREFGSAFIESYTEMKSVIMCY, from the coding sequence ATGGCCGATATTCACATTCTGCCGCAGGTTTCCGCCTTTCTGGCGCAGGATCATGGGCAGTTTATCGATGGACAGTATCAACCGACGGCTAATGCCGAACGCTTACCGGTGGTTAATCCGGCCAACGGCAGGACGATAGCCGATGTGGCGTCGGCCTCTGCCGACGACGTGGATCGAGCGCTGGAGAGTGCCGGACGCGCATTGCAGGGGGACTGGGGCCGCTGTTTGCCTGCGCAACGCCAGCAAATCTTGCTGCGTCTTGCCGATCTGCTTGAGGCGCATCGCGAGGAGTTTGCTCAACTGGAGGCCTTGACCAATGGCAAACTGATCGGCGACGCGCGTCGTTTTGAGGTTGACCATACCTGCGTTTTCATCCGCTATTACGCGGGCTGGGCGACCAAGCTGCACGGCGAGACGCTGACGCCGTCCATCCCTTCGTTCGCCGGCGAGCAGTACACCGCCATGACCTATCGGGAGCCGGTCGGGGTGGTGGCGGCGATCGTTCCCTGGAACTTTCCGGTGATGATCGCCATCTGGAAAGTCGCCGCCGCGCTTTGCACCGGCTGCTGCATTGTGGTCAAACCAAGCGAGTTTGCGCCGTTGACGCTGCTGCGTCTGGCCGAGCTGGCCCATCAGGCCGGCGTGCCCGCCGGGGTGTTCAACGTGGTTAACGGCGGGCGCCAGGTCGGGCAATGGCTGATAGAACATCCGCGCGTCAACAAAGTCAGTTTCACCGGTTCCGTGCCTGCCGGCATCGCTATCGGCCAAGCGGCGCTCAAAGCCGATCTGACCCGCGTGACGCTGGAACTGGGCGGCAAAAATCCGGCGGCGTTTCTAGCCGACGTCGATGCCGATCGGGCGGTAGACGGTATTATGCTTGCCGGGCTGGTGCATCAGGGGCAGGTTTGCTCATCTGCCGAGCGCTTTTATATCCATGCATCGCGCTTCGACGAGATCGTCGAGCGGGTGATTGCGCGTGTAGAAACGCTGCGCATCGGTTCGCCGCTGGATGAAGCGACGCAATACGGGCCGCTGGGCAACCAACCACACTTTGCCCGCATGCAGGCGCTGTTCGAACGGGCGCGGCAGGGCGGCCAGGTGCTCAGCGGCGGGCGGGCGCTGGCGGGAGACGGGTTTTACGTCACGCCGACGGTGATCCGCGCTAACGGGCATGATGACCCGCTGATGCGAGAAGAAGCCTTTGCCGGCGTGCTGAGCTTCATGCCGTTCGATGATGAGGAACAACTGCTGCAGTGGATGAACGACAGCACCTACGGCCTGTCTGCCAGTCTCTGGACCAATGATTTCAGCAAAGCACTGCGCCTGATGCGGCGCCTTGAGGCGGGCATGGTGTGGATCAACTCGCACACCATCA